The DNA sequence GGCGGCGAGGCCGACCACCAGACCCGGGAGCGTGACCCAGGCGGCGGCCAGCACCACCAGGGGGACGGCGGACGACCAGCTCACGCCATCTTCTCCTCGGGCCACGACGGTGCCGGATACGTCCGCTTCTCCGACCTGCCTGCGAGGGTACCGAAGCCGCCGGGTGCCCCGGATCACGCCTGCCCTACCCTCGATGGCCGTGAGCGTCGACAGTGCCGACCTGAACGGTTACGACCTGAGCAGCTACGACCTGATCGTCGTCGGGTCCGGGTTCTTCGGACTCACGGTGGCCGAGCGGGTCGCCGAGGGCCTCGGCAAGCGCGTCCTGGTCCTGGAGCGCCGGAACCACATCGGCGGCAACGCCTACTCCGAGGCCGAGCCGGAGACCGGCATCGAGATCCACCGGTACGGCGCGCACCTGTTCCACACCTCGAACGAGCGCGTGTGGGCCTACGTCAACCGGTTCACGAGCTTCACGAACTACCAGCACCGCGTGTTCGCCCGGGCCGGCGAGCAGGTCTACGCGTTCCCGATGAACCTCGCGCTGATCAACCAGTTCTTCGGGAAGGCACACACCCCCGACGAAGCGCGCGCGCTGATCGCCGAGCAGTCCGCCGAGGTGGACGCCGCGAACGTGACGAACCTGGAGGAGAAGGCGATCTCATTGATCGGGCGCCCGCTCTACGAGGCGTTCATCAAGGGGTACAACGCCAAGCAGTGGCAGACGGACCCCAAGAACCTGGATGCCTCGATCATCACCCGGCTCCCGGTCCGCTACACCTACGACAACCGCTACTTCAACGACACCCACGAGGGGCTGCCGACCGACGGCTACGCGGCGTGGCTGGAGCGGATGGCGGCGCACGACAACATCGACGTCGTCCTCGACACCGACTTCTTCGCGGTGCGCGAGCAGCTGCCCGCCGACGTCCCGGTCGTCTACACCGGCCCGCTGGACCGCTACTTCGACCACGCCGAGGGCGAGCTCGGCTGGCGCACCCTGGACTTCGAGATGTCGGTCGAGCCGACCGGCGACTTCCAGGGCACCTCGGTGATCAACTACAACGACGCCGACGTCCCCTTCACCCGCATCCTCGAGTTCCGGCACATGCACCCGGAGCGGGACTACTACCCGAAGGACAAGACGGTGATCGTGCGCGAGTACTCGCGCTTCGCCGAGTCCGGGGACGAGCCGTACTACCCGATCAACACCCCGGAGAACCGGGCGAAGCTGGAGCGCTACCGCGAGCTGGCGCGCAAGGAGACCGCGAACCGGAACGTGCT is a window from the Pseudonocardia sp. HH130629-09 genome containing:
- the glf gene encoding UDP-galactopyranose mutase; protein product: MAVSVDSADLNGYDLSSYDLIVVGSGFFGLTVAERVAEGLGKRVLVLERRNHIGGNAYSEAEPETGIEIHRYGAHLFHTSNERVWAYVNRFTSFTNYQHRVFARAGEQVYAFPMNLALINQFFGKAHTPDEARALIAEQSAEVDAANVTNLEEKAISLIGRPLYEAFIKGYNAKQWQTDPKNLDASIITRLPVRYTYDNRYFNDTHEGLPTDGYAAWLERMAAHDNIDVVLDTDFFAVREQLPADVPVVYTGPLDRYFDHAEGELGWRTLDFEMSVEPTGDFQGTSVINYNDADVPFTRILEFRHMHPERDYYPKDKTVIVREYSRFAESGDEPYYPINTPENRAKLERYRELARKETANRNVLFGGRLGTYKYLDMHMAIGSALTMYENRLVPHFTEGRPLAGTDSED